Genomic window (Daucus carota subsp. sativus chromosome 5, DH1 v3.0, whole genome shotgun sequence):
ATTCATCCACTATTGGGTCAGCATAACTTATAAACTTAACAAATCTCCATCCATCATTAGTGCTGGAAACTATAAACAATCACGGATACTAAGTCAACAAAAATCACACAAAACAGGGATTAGCATGCAACCCAAAAAAAGTTTTTACCAGGCACCGGCTCAGACGTTTGAGACCTATGCACAATTGCAGGATATTGGATTTCATTACCATCTTCACCGACTATGTACACATTAAAGATCCGAAAATCAACAGACTCAAACAACAACAGTTCACCACCGTTCTAACCAAAATCAGAAAACAGATCACCCACCCCGAACAGCTTCTTACTTTGACGATCATAAACAACATCAATCTTATACCCATTCCTAATAGAAAGAACCCAGGTTCCATTTAGATCGTTTCGTTGCATGTCACAGAACTTTTGCGGACTAGACTGAAAAAATAAATGGCCGTCAAATACGAAAAAACAAGTACATATCGCAGCATATAAGATTGTAAACAAACTCACCAGTTCGTTTGAAGAGCAGTCATCACATGTTAGGAACTTGAAGAAATCACGTATGTATGTTGGTCACTCCATTTGTAGTTCTCAGCAGCTGAAGAAGCCTAGAAGATGAAGGAGAGATTCCAAAAAATAAAGTAAGGACGCCAATAGGACTTTTGTATCGGGGATGTTGAAAACTGAGAATTACTTTATTTAATGATGTAGTTCTTCCAAATTAAAGAATTCTAAGGAAACCGCCTAAACGGGTATTTAGCACTACCAgatgttaattattattttattaatatcagTACTTTAAACTAAAACGTCACTGTACCTTACCATTTACAAGCAAATTTCAATCTTTTATACATGTATCGTTTTCATTTAATAAATCCAATACAACTTATATTAGTTATAGTTCATCGATTGCGTATTATTTcccgtttattttatttctccACGCTTTTAAGAGAGTTTAGCGGATGTTTGATTTTATTAATCTGATCTTTTATTGTGAATTGAAATTTTGATGCTATATAATGTTTAGAAagagtataattttaaaaacatcATCCCTTAACTTTTATGCTTCAAATGGCGACTGTATAAATATATCTTAATTCCAACACGAGAACTTTGTTAACAATATTAATGAGAATGTGGTTAGTCAGTTTAAGATGTGTTTAAAATGTAAAAGGGCAGATAGATGAATGTATACTTGTAATCAGGCCATTTTTAAGTGGCCGGCCCATTTAGTTAACTTGCATTGCAGGATGTCTTTGTATGTAATTCCGCTGTATTGGTCACAAATTATTACCATAGCACTTGAAGAGAGGCTTTCCTCTGGGCCTTTTGTTTAACAGACTTCCATTCAGCTCTTTCATGGTACTCTTTAGTAAGAATATACCGGCGGTAGCCGGGCAAAAGTCCTAGTTCATATTATCCCTCAAAGGGTTTTTATACAATCCATTGAAGGAAGGGTTTATAATATCTATACTTTGATCACACCCTCCTCGAATGAAAGGTACTCTACTGTACTTCATTTCAATGAGAAAGTAACTTTCATAGATCAAGTTATGATGGATCGCATCCATAGAAGACATGGCATCTCCATACATTACACCTCGTATTCGTCCCTTTTGAAACATGCACAGATACTACGTTCTCAAAAGATCACGCCCTTAGGACATTCTAAAGAAGtctacaaaattattattttagccgtacagccgttaactttaacggtcaacttGACGGACTACGATCAAAGAGATGCATATCGAAGCGTTTTTTAAACATTAGGGTgggtattgaaaaaaaaatttgtttaagaccaaatcgaaaaacgCTTAAATTTATGGAGGCAAAGTGTAAATTACTCTATTTTATAATGAAACTGAATTAAGAGGACCAAACCACACTATTTATATTtggtttagttttaatttttaattttaaaaattaaactgaTGAAATTACGGAACAATTTCGGTCAAAACCGCGCCATTTCCGTGTGTGCCGTGGTTCATACAAAACATCAGTCAAACAAGGGATATTCTACTTTTTGGGGCCAAGTGGAATCCTTTTGCAATTTGCATAACCCCAGAAAAGGGTTATATATCAAACAGGTCACCCAttacgtcaaaatatctcactttaACCACTCATCTCATCGTGGACTCGTTTAAACCActgtaaacaaaatatatatcagtttatccacatcactattcatacttctttacttaatcatttatcaaaaatcaatcgtttatttttttgttacaaaaccacttcgaataccttcataattgtctctaatatttatcaaaataattttggaATTTCTAAAACATAATTAGggtgatcacataaatatatatttataactaaataaTTTCTTTAAATAGATAGATATGTTGCtttattaattctcaaattattttgataaatactagagacaattataAAGGTACTCGAAGTgattttgtagtaaaaaaacaaacggttaatttttaataaataattaagtaaaaaagTTCTAATAGTAacgtgggtaaaatgatatatattttgtttatagtggcttaaacgaGTCCTTGATGGGATGAGTGGTtaaagtgagatattttgatgTAATGAATGGCATGTTTGATATATAACCCCCCAGAAAATAAGAGGTGGGAAAAATTCATTTCTCCCCATCCGGAAATCAGGTTACACAAAAATTAGCCCATCGCTTTGTTTGTTCCTTTCGTCCAAATATAAACACTTTACAGTAACAACAAATAATGTAGATTTCGAATGGTTGTACTTGCATCGGATGATACTGGCTCTCTCCAATTCATATTCACTATCTAGCTATATTACAATACTTTGTGTTTGTTCTAAGCAACATTATTCGTATATGTATAATTTCCTCTGtctattagatttttttttaattttaaaacccTGCAACGCGGGCATCAATACTAGTTTTACATAATGAATGTTACTTCCCAATCCCATCGATGAAGAAGGGAGAAGAATGGAATATGTTTTCTAATAAGAGTTGATTGTGGTGTCCCCGATAAGAACGACACTGTTTAtagaaaaattgtaaaatagaAGACATATGTCTGCTTATCTATTCTGTTTTAAATTATAAGAGACATATTTGACTCTAATTTAGACtttgatcatattaagaagcATCGTAATCGTTAAAAtaagaataataaatttaataattttaagataCAAATTTCATCAACTTCCATGATAGAGTCATACTCATTTGAACCTTTGGTTTCTAAGCTACATCCACAATTAATATAAGAATTATgagtagaaaaataaaaaataatattctacTTTTCTTATAATGTTTTCAAAAGAAAGACAAAAGGAGAAgaaaatacaatacaaatatAGAATGCAGAGCTAGCCTAGGAAACAACGTAGCCCAAAATACATTTTAATCTTCCCACCAACGCTGAGAATATTGAGAAAAAAAACAAGTAGCTACCAGCCATCCACTAGAACCTCAGATCATATGTAAACATAGTAACAGTAGGAGTAACGATAACACATAAAGTTGTAACTACTGTCAAACTTAATTCACAAAACTTAAAGAACAATGCCAGACAATTTATCCAACATTGCTCTCAAATTACATGAAATTGATGATGTGTCCGTATGAAATGTCTTAAATGATGAGATTATTAAGAAGGGTTTGTATAATATGTGTCCCacatttaaacattaaaatttatattttttgatgattttgattggtgtggttgttgtaaatgtaGGTGGATCACCATTGCAAGAGAATGTCAACCAATCAAAAACtttcaaattcataaattttaacacttaatatatattcatgtGCATACCATAGAAAAACTATATGAAAAATTTAGAATCGAAATTATAATCAATCAAATCATGACACGGTGACATtcacatttatttttaaaatatattaaaatgaaagCACAAGTAACAAATTTGGGCCAGAAAGTCAAAGAGAATCTGGCTATCCACTCCCACAAGAATCTAATGAATTACTAGGAAACCTCAGCCATACAAACAAATATGTAATGCTGTAGACTGTAGTAATAATCAATCATCACAAACCCTTAAACCCTCATCAATTATAAGCAATGCTACAAGGCATTAAACTAGCAAGAGAGAATATGATCCCGAGCTAGCATAGACTAGGGTGAAAAGGGTGTCTGAGAACTACTTCTAACATCAAGAAAATCTACAGAATTTGCACACTCTAATACCAGCCCATCATCTCAGATGTCAGCACACACCAATCCTTATCATTTTCTGCCTCAATATTCCATTACCCTTTTTTCTTCTTATCCACTTTGATCTCACTTTGTTTTTTCTCTCATCTACAAATCAAGTCTTTCCGGATCAAATCTACATGGGTTTTTACAGCTAAGCTTGTTCTGAGTTCTGACAGAAATAGCACAGGTTCAGAGTGTAAAGCAACTTCAACACCAATCAGCATATGTGCTCATATTCTCTCAACTGCCatcaaatctattatttttttctatctTTTTCTCTGTTGTCAGAGACTTAACCTGCTTATATACCTGCCCATGCTCATTTCTTCGATACTTATCTTGTACTTTCGTAGCATATCGAAACTGTAGGGCTGCGGTTCCTACTAGGATCAAGAACTGGAGCTTCCTAAATTTGGAGAGTAAATAAGTatcaatttttctaagtaaaggTTTGCAGTTTACGCTACCTGGTTGAGCATTGAAATAATGGTTAAGTCTTGTTGGAAGCCATCGATGGAAGGAGACCGATTGCTGTGGCATAAAGATTTAGGGAGCCATGTGAGTGGAGAGTTTTCAATGGCAGTAATTCAAGCTAACAATTTGCTAGAGGATCAAAGCCAACTTGTATCAGGACAATTAAGCTCAATGAATTCTGGTCCTTCAGGGACATTCATTGGGGTCTATGATGGACATGGAGGACCAGAGACATCGCGATTTGTAAACGACACCCTGTTTCCCAATCTCAAAAGTATGTTCTCTATATGTCTTTAGTTTACTCACAGTCTCATTACTTTCTAAACTATTTTCTAAATAGTTTATGAACAATAGTAGTTAAGAGTATTAAAGTAAAACAAACAAGAGATTGTAATTATATACCAGGAAATTAACCTACTATACAAGTCAAGATTCTATGCGGCACGATCAACaacttcacacacacacatcggAGCTCTCCTCTATGCGTTAAACTATTCTAGGTAAACTACTGCCAAGTAACTAAATAGTTTCTGAATCCAGTGAAAATGACCAAACTGGTGCCTATTTTTGTAGGATTGGTCTCTGAACACCGAGAAGTGTCTGCGAATGTCATTAAGAAGGCTTTTATGGCTACAGAACAGGATTTCATCTCTAGTGTGAGAGATCAATGGCATTTCAAGCCACAGATTGCAGCAGTGGGAACATGTTGTTTAGTCGGCATAATATGTGATGGGGTTCTGTATGTTGGTAATGCTGGAGACTCTCGTGTGGTTTTAGGGAGAGCGAATAGATCATTCTCAGAAGTGACAGCAATACAGTTATCAAGAGACCACAACGCAAACATTGCATCTGTAAGAGATGAGCTTCATTCATTGCATCCAGATGATGCGCAGATTGTggttttaaaacataatatttggCGTGTGAAAGGTATCATACAGGTAAAACTCtggagttttttttattaacccTCTAATTTTTCATCAACTGTGTACATATCTGCCATATCTAAGATAAGCATCTGTACATATGCTGAAAGAAAAATTATTGTGTGTTGGTTCCGCATTAGGCTACAACAGTTGCagatactattattataacTGGATGGATGGTGTTTTTTTGTTGCAGATTTCAAGATCCATTGGAGATGCCTATTTGAAAAAAGCAGAATTCAACAGGGAACCTCTACTGGCCAAGTTTAGATTACCTGCACCTTTTAAGAAGCCAATTCTTAGTCCAGAGCCATCAACCTCCACACACAAACTCAGCTCCACAGATCAGTTTCTCATATTTGCATCAGACGGGTTATGGGAGCAGCTTAGCAACCAGGATGCAGTAAATATTGTCCACAGTTACCCTCGAAACGTAAGTTGCTGTATAAGTAGAGAGCAATGCATGGCACTTATGATGACATATGATTATATGACCTACAGTGGAAAAGTATtgggaagaaaaaaaaaaatattgcatgCAACATACTTGTAGAACTAGCAAACTCACAAGACCTGACTATATGCTATAAAAACCACAAGTTGGAAAGGAAAATATGTGTACTTGTAGAGTTAAGACTTGGGATTCTCtagaaaatgatatatttttgtcaAGGAATGACCAATTGGTATTTGCAGGGAATAGCTAGGAGGCTTATAAAAGCTGCACTTCAAGTGGCAGCCCGGAAAAGGGAGATGAGATATTTGGATCTGCAGAATATCGGTAGAGGAATCAGGAGGCATTTCCATGACGACATTACTGTAACAGTCGTATTTCTAAATTCCCCAATGGTAAATAAGATATCTGCTCGTAATATATGTTCCATAAGAGCAGGTGAGTAGCATCGTCTAACAACTTGTGGCACCTTAAGGTTTAAAAAGAAGACACGATGAAGAAAGCTTGCGAAGAAATAGATGGAGCTTTTCCTGATACACGATATACATTTGTAGTTACCAGATACTTGGTTACAGTTCTCCCTTGGGAGCAACATTGCTATAGTGTACTCTTCCATGGATTGACCACAAATTAATTATGTACATGGGCATATGCAGGTTGTGGAAAGGGGAGTAGATTATAAGAGATAACTTTGATCAGGACTTGCATGTATCAAAGAGTTTCATAATCAGAATACAATTAAAATTGGTAATGTCTTGAACAGTGGTTTGAACTCATAACGAGGGAGCATATTTGACTGTACAATCTCATTAGATTTTGCACCAATGGATAATCAATGGCCGGAATCCGGTTGGTAATCTGTGATCCAGTGGAGCATAGTGCATACAGTCACAAACACATCCGGTTGGTAGTGCGTGTAGTATTTAGTCATGAACACATTGCTAGAGCTATCCTTATGTGAAAGTCTTAACTTTAAATGCCAAAGTTAAAATGTGTACCACCAACAAATGTCCGTACTCCCTAATTATTCCAGATAATATCAAGTTCCAAGTGTAGACCAATTGTACTTACTTATGACTTAAATTCAAGCTCCCTAATTATTCCAGAAAATATCCAGTTCAAGTGTAGAGCAATATTTCACTTACTTGCTACTTAAATTCAAAAGCAGAACTTGTGAAATTaatcttttcaaatattttatgaatttgtCATTTCAATCAGGCTATTCAACCTGTTTCACTTActataaaaaaacataactatTTATTGCTTCACCGATATTTTAATTACTAACAAatggatgttatacttttaaCTATGCACATCTGCTTCAATAGTTTAATTACTAATGTATGATTCTCTAGTTGTTAATAAGGGGAAAATATGATAGACAAAAGCcccattaatatatttaatactccctctgtccctctcatttctttacagttactattttgagatgtccctttcatttctttacgttactataaatagtaaggttttcccatcattacacccactatcttcccctactatctcatatttaacaataaaaactactattacacccactattttcttccactatctcaaatctattattaaatattggtaggtcccaccactttacccacttttcatctaactttactcatttttcatacattgtcttggtctccgtgtccccctccaatgtaaacaattaagggggacggagggagtaggttATACCAATGGATTAAGTGTTAGTATTTCTTAGAACCCTGTCAAAAAGttctaaaaacaaaaacaaaaaccaacACCACTGTATCGAGCTCTAATATGTAGATTTTAAAACACCACCACTAGATTGAACTCTAAAATATTGGTTTCGAAACTCAATAACTTGCATATCTATTTGACTTGCTTACAAACTCTAGAACTGTATTTcataatatcatatttaattactCATAACCACAATTATGCTGGccagtatatatatatccttGGAAAAAAGCACTACAGTAATGTACATCCATGCTTTTGAAACTCATACTTCAAAAAGTAAACCTCAAAGAGATTTATATGAAAACTAGCTGTAAAGAAATCAAACAAGAAAAAATAGAACAGATAAAGATGATTCCCCAATCAACTTATATTGtcattacaaaataattacacatACTAGTTTTGACTGTTTAGTTTATACCCTCTGAAAATAGATGCACAACCTTACACCTTGCAAGACCAAACCAACCTACAAGCACCTTAAAGATATCAGCTTCCCTCCAATGACCACAAACACGGTAAGTCAACAAGTCACCAAGTCaacatttagaaaattaaacaAACCTAATGCCAATACATACCTGTCCATAGATCATCAGGTTATTTTTCCAAAACATTTAATTAATGAGAGCCCCCTCTCTTTGTCAAGTCTTTCAAGATCAAACTGGACCAGTTACAAAAAAGGTTAAGCTGCAACACCAACTTTAAGCCTCGAATAACTTTCCTGTTAGTAATTGTGTCCCCGAAAACTCCTAGATCAAGATGGCTAAACAATTTACTATCCCACATTCTTAACACCTTTCATGAACATAAATTATAACCACATCAAGTTGACAACCTGAAATTCTTAATCCAAGTCTAGAAAGGTCATCAAATATATG
Coding sequences:
- the LOC108220642 gene encoding probable protein phosphatase 2C 38 — its product is MVKSCWKPSMEGDRLLWHKDLGSHVSGEFSMAVIQANNLLEDQSQLVSGQLSSMNSGPSGTFIGVYDGHGGPETSRFVNDTLFPNLKRLVSEHREVSANVIKKAFMATEQDFISSVRDQWHFKPQIAAVGTCCLVGIICDGVLYVGNAGDSRVVLGRANRSFSEVTAIQLSRDHNANIASVRDELHSLHPDDAQIVVLKHNIWRVKGIIQISRSIGDAYLKKAEFNREPLLAKFRLPAPFKKPILSPEPSTSTHKLSSTDQFLIFASDGLWEQLSNQDAVNIVHSYPRNGIARRLIKAALQVAARKREMRYLDLQNIGRGIRRHFHDDITVTVVFLNSPMVNKISARNICSIRAGE